A genomic segment from Deltaproteobacteria bacterium encodes:
- a CDS encoding HAMP domain-containing histidine kinase, translated as MSVKRLEDIAEELLTERKILAVPSAISLHKTIDELLMELALQEKYPNLTVQKNYHTAPFQISAEKNDLKRAFTNIITNAVEAMRGNGDLTIITASDGNSIRIDIKDTGPGMTPEILEKVLQGGFTYNKTNGNGIGMTVVREVIEKCGGNLTATSAPGKGTIFHIQIPLPTKASPT; from the coding sequence ATGAGCGTAAAAAGGCTGGAGGACATTGCGGAAGAACTTCTCACAGAAAGAAAAATTCTCGCAGTTCCGTCGGCGATTTCGCTTCATAAAACCATCGATGAGTTGCTGATGGAATTGGCTTTACAGGAAAAATATCCAAATTTAACAGTTCAAAAGAATTACCATACTGCTCCCTTTCAAATTTCTGCGGAGAAGAATGATCTCAAACGCGCCTTCACTAATATTATCACCAACGCCGTTGAGGCCATGCGGGGAAATGGGGACCTGACCATTATAACCGCGTCAGACGGCAACTCCATTCGCATTGATATCAAAGACACGGGGCCGGGAATGACGCCGGAAATTCTTGAAAAAGTTTTACAGGGTGGATTTACCTATAATAAAACGAATGGAAACGGAATTGGCATGACCGTAGTGAGAGAGGTGATCGAAAAGTGCGGAGGAAATTTAACTGCAACATCGGCACCCGGAAAGGGCACCATCTTTCACATACAAATCCCTTTACCGACTAAGGCGTCACCGACATAG
- a CDS encoding DNA gyrase inhibitor YacG, which yields MQSKSCPYCKKKTLKKDNPYWPFCSERCKLIDLGQWASGKYSIPGESIRSHGQSPYSLKSGGESPPDNPVSKEDEDDDEGKNNVD from the coding sequence ATGCAGTCTAAATCCTGTCCATACTGCAAAAAGAAAACTCTGAAGAAGGATAATCCTTATTGGCCCTTCTGCTCGGAACGTTGCAAGTTGATTGACTTAGGGCAGTGGGCGAGTGGAAAATACTCCATCCCGGGCGAATCTATTCGCTCGCACGGGCAAAGCCCGTACTCGCTGAAGTCAGGGGGAGAGTCTCCCCCTGACAACCCCGTTTCCAAAGAGGACGAAGACGACGACGAAGGGAAAAATAATGTGGATTGA
- a CDS encoding type II toxin-antitoxin system prevent-host-death family antitoxin, protein MWSHVVMTQVKIAQFKSQLSGFLKRVRAGETLIVTDRETPIAQVLPYQTPSDRLTILAAKQTPKMLKKIKVPKARKGTDSLKVLLEERSDDLEQK, encoded by the coding sequence ATGTGGTCACATGTAGTCATGACGCAGGTAAAAATTGCACAATTTAAAAGTCAGTTGAGCGGATTTCTCAAACGGGTTCGCGCGGGAGAAACACTCATCGTGACAGACCGCGAAACACCCATTGCGCAAGTCCTGCCTTACCAAACTCCTTCGGACCGCCTCACGATTTTGGCGGCAAAACAGACTCCAAAAATGCTTAAAAAAATTAAAGTTCCAAAGGCACGCAAAGGCACCGATTCCTTAAAAGTCCTTCTGGAAGAGCGCTCCGACGATCTGGAGCAGAAATGA
- a CDS encoding type II toxin-antitoxin system VapC family toxin produces MKPSFLDTSILLRHILGEPNAYQKLKQFDKIYASELTRVEALRTIDRLRIQNRWPQEEVALRIRLLTAFSASVEIIPLQPAILRRASDPFPTTVGTLDALHIATALLIQIQLNKSLLFLTHDTRQGLAAVASGMDAEGFN; encoded by the coding sequence ATGAAGCCGTCCTTTTTGGATACCTCCATCCTTCTTCGGCATATTTTGGGAGAACCCAATGCCTATCAAAAGCTGAAGCAATTCGACAAAATTTATGCCAGCGAACTAACCCGCGTGGAAGCACTGCGCACCATTGACCGGCTTCGCATTCAAAATCGCTGGCCGCAAGAGGAAGTCGCATTGAGAATTCGTTTGTTAACGGCTTTCAGCGCTTCCGTGGAAATCATTCCTCTTCAGCCGGCCATTTTGCGGCGCGCTTCGGACCCTTTTCCGACGACGGTTGGAACCTTGGATGCCCTTCATATTGCGACGGCGCTTCTAATACAAATCCAGTTGAATAAATCTCTCTTGTTTCTGACGCACGACACAAGACAAGGTCTTGCGGCAGTTGCCTCCGGCATGGATGCGGAAGGATTCAACTGA
- a CDS encoding Fic family protein, which translates to MKKEAPNKLLALSLAKAKTASREGVLKATDIDRDTKARLIAAKCLMPIIRGWYLLATPGTGGGSTVWFGGFWSFVRYYLEDRFGKKGYCLSAESSIDLHSGESSIANQITVLTKKNSNQIVALPHNTSLFLYKEAKKFPLQMETLRNINVMPPALALCRLSPAYFSNKPLNVEITLRLLPSVSDISRILLEGQMISAANRLVGAYFTLGENNKANQIAEDMAAMGHILATTNPFLTYEPIIGKSPGLKSPYTGRITALWEKMRDSVLKVFPDEPGYHQKPDTIFKYIHGLYSQDAYHSLSIEGYQITETLIDKIAKGDWDPDNNEDDKNHRNALAAFGYHQAFEAVTKNIRTLLAKKKNAGEIFEENLQTWYRELFSPLIQANLLKTSDLAGYRNNQVYIRNSRHVPPPASAVVDCMETLFVLLKKEKKASVRAVLGHFIFVYIHPYMDGNGRIGRFLMNLMLVSGGYPWTIIRMEHRKVYMDALEQASVHKNITPFAKFILSEMKSKNI; encoded by the coding sequence GTGAAAAAAGAGGCTCCAAACAAATTATTGGCTTTGTCTTTGGCAAAAGCCAAAACTGCAAGCAGGGAAGGCGTTCTCAAAGCCACGGACATTGATCGGGACACCAAGGCCCGGTTGATTGCGGCAAAGTGTTTAATGCCAATCATAAGAGGATGGTATTTACTCGCAACACCGGGAACCGGCGGTGGCAGTACTGTATGGTTTGGGGGATTCTGGTCCTTTGTAAGATATTATCTTGAAGACCGGTTTGGGAAAAAAGGATATTGTCTCTCTGCGGAATCCTCCATTGATCTTCATTCCGGTGAAAGCTCCATCGCAAACCAAATAACGGTTCTTACAAAAAAGAACAGTAATCAGATTGTCGCTTTACCCCACAACACATCCCTGTTTCTTTACAAAGAGGCCAAAAAATTTCCATTGCAAATGGAGACTCTAAGAAACATCAATGTCATGCCACCTGCATTGGCTTTATGCAGACTGTCTCCCGCCTACTTCTCAAACAAACCGCTCAACGTGGAAATCACCCTTCGCCTGCTTCCTTCTGTTTCCGACATTTCACGCATACTGCTGGAAGGGCAAATGATCTCTGCCGCCAACCGATTGGTGGGAGCTTATTTCACCCTCGGAGAGAACAACAAGGCAAATCAAATTGCAGAAGACATGGCCGCAATGGGCCATATTCTTGCGACAACCAATCCGTTCTTAACTTACGAACCAATCATCGGAAAAAGCCCCGGACTTAAATCGCCTTATACCGGACGCATCACAGCTCTTTGGGAAAAAATGCGGGACTCCGTGTTGAAAGTGTTTCCTGATGAACCGGGTTACCATCAGAAACCAGATACAATTTTTAAATATATTCACGGACTTTATTCACAAGATGCTTATCATTCCCTTTCTATCGAAGGTTATCAAATCACTGAAACCCTGATTGACAAAATCGCAAAGGGTGATTGGGACCCGGACAACAATGAAGACGATAAAAACCACAGGAATGCTTTGGCGGCCTTTGGCTATCATCAGGCCTTTGAAGCAGTAACAAAAAACATCCGGACATTGCTCGCAAAGAAAAAAAATGCCGGAGAAATTTTCGAGGAGAATTTACAAACATGGTACAGAGAACTTTTTTCGCCTTTGATACAAGCCAATCTGCTGAAAACTTCTGATCTTGCGGGGTACAGAAATAATCAGGTGTATATTCGAAACTCACGACACGTTCCTCCACCGGCCAGTGCCGTTGTTGATTGTATGGAAACTTTGTTCGTTCTTCTAAAAAAAGAAAAGAAGGCTTCGGTACGCGCCGTATTGGGACATTTTATTTTCGTTTACATTCATCCATACATGGATGGCAATGGTCGCATCGGCAGATTCCTCATGAACCTGATGTTAGTCTCGGGAGGATACCCTTGGACAATCATTCGAATGGAGCATCGAAAAGTGTATATGGATGCATTGGAACAGGCTTCCGTTCACAAAAACATCACTCCTTTTGCAAAATTTATCCTTTCAGAAATGAAGTCAAAGAACATTTAA
- a CDS encoding tagatose 1,6-diphosphate aldolase, which yields MATAMTAGKLKHMEKVANQKGVIAAAAMDQRGSLKKSIAKAKGVDPKEISWEQMAEFKTAVTKILTPHASAILLDPEYGIEAAKQRSKNAGLLLAYESSGYDNTGPGRLPILMPTWTVSQLKEAGANAIKILFYYNPFEQKEINETKKAWVERIGVECAYQDIPYFLEFVGYDTKGGEGKDLAFAKQKPEIVKKSMEEFSKDRYHVDVLKVEVPVNLQFTQGTKSFKNEGVAYTKKEAMEHYKASAAVTKKPFIYLSAGVSDEEFRESLTLACESGIKFNGVLCGRATWKDGIPVYAKSGIKALESWLSDRGVQNIQALNAILDKGASSVWDKIKRS from the coding sequence ATGGCTACTGCAATGACGGCGGGAAAATTGAAGCACATGGAAAAGGTTGCGAATCAAAAAGGGGTTATTGCCGCGGCGGCAATGGATCAACGCGGTTCGCTTAAGAAATCGATTGCCAAGGCCAAGGGAGTTGATCCCAAAGAAATTAGTTGGGAGCAGATGGCTGAATTCAAAACGGCTGTCACCAAAATTCTGACTCCTCATGCCAGCGCCATTTTGCTCGATCCTGAATATGGAATTGAAGCGGCGAAACAACGCTCCAAAAACGCGGGGCTGTTGCTGGCTTATGAATCTTCCGGTTACGATAACACCGGCCCGGGACGTCTTCCCATTTTAATGCCGACATGGACGGTCTCTCAATTAAAAGAGGCCGGAGCCAACGCCATTAAAATTCTTTTCTATTACAATCCGTTTGAACAAAAAGAAATTAACGAAACCAAAAAAGCGTGGGTGGAAAGAATCGGCGTGGAATGTGCCTATCAGGATATCCCCTATTTTCTTGAGTTTGTCGGCTACGACACAAAAGGCGGCGAGGGGAAAGACCTTGCATTTGCCAAACAAAAACCGGAAATTGTGAAAAAGAGCATGGAGGAGTTTTCCAAAGACCGCTACCATGTCGATGTGCTGAAAGTGGAAGTACCGGTTAATCTGCAATTCACCCAAGGAACCAAATCTTTCAAAAATGAAGGGGTTGCCTACACCAAAAAAGAAGCGATGGAACACTATAAAGCTTCTGCCGCCGTCACAAAAAAACCCTTTATTTATTTAAGCGCGGGTGTCAGTGACGAGGAATTCAGGGAAAGCCTCACGCTTGCCTGTGAATCAGGCATAAAATTCAACGGCGTCCTTTGCGGCAGGGCCACATGGAAAGATGGAATTCCCGTTTATGCCAAATCAGGAATCAAGGCGCTGGAGAGCTGGCTCTCCGACCGCGGCGTACAAAACATTCAGGCTCTAAACGCCATCCTTGATAAGGGAGCCAGCTCCGTTTGGGATAAAATCAAGCGCTCTTAG
- a CDS encoding aldehyde dehydrogenase family protein produces MNLNEFKKFQNVPILNPWEKTETHKTLLAGLKEARKILKKPHQILVGEKWIDGTEGTFTNVNPNDKTEIYGPFPIASGTQALEALEYTKKIQLSWGAKPFHERTNIIRKVRALTCKHQWTIMGLLMLEVGKTALEAYADWAEGVDFLEYYARACELIHDPEFLSITALQHHTTLMHPKPIGVGLSLPPFNFPFAIFTGMWAAPTVMGNVLVVKPSPRAPATGTFMAELICEAGAPVQLLVDSPAHHEIGRLLVKHPDIALITLTGSRQVGMEINRVAAETSQRWIKRVVAEMGGCDFIAVNDFDDLQYLLDQVQTSALGFQGQKCSALSRLIVKEDLYDKVKQALVEQLSKISPKNVTEPGAILGGVVDERAQKTILDQCTVVQKAGARFLLGGKSAQNFPGWGVSPSIHEGLNPSQPETSIEIFGPVFGLYKAKNFDDMVRIANGTPYALTGALFTKNPELKKRAKEFTAGNMYLNRKCTGAYVGAEPFGGWYGSGTDDKAGHWSHLLRFIHWQTISERVL; encoded by the coding sequence ATGAATCTCAATGAATTCAAAAAGTTCCAGAATGTCCCCATCCTCAATCCGTGGGAAAAAACGGAGACGCATAAGACGCTTCTTGCAGGTTTGAAAGAAGCCAGAAAAATTTTAAAGAAGCCTCACCAGATTTTGGTCGGTGAAAAATGGATCGATGGCACCGAAGGCACCTTCACCAACGTCAATCCGAACGACAAAACAGAAATATACGGTCCCTTTCCCATAGCCTCGGGTACGCAGGCTTTGGAAGCCCTCGAATATACCAAAAAAATTCAGCTCTCTTGGGGAGCCAAACCTTTTCACGAAAGAACAAACATTATTCGAAAAGTGCGCGCTCTTACTTGCAAACACCAGTGGACCATCATGGGACTGTTGATGCTGGAAGTCGGGAAGACGGCTTTGGAAGCCTATGCCGACTGGGCTGAAGGCGTTGACTTTCTTGAATACTACGCCCGCGCGTGCGAGCTCATCCATGATCCCGAATTTTTAAGCATCACGGCGCTTCAACACCACACCACGCTGATGCATCCGAAACCAATTGGCGTGGGTTTAAGTCTTCCACCTTTTAATTTTCCCTTCGCCATTTTCACGGGTATGTGGGCCGCGCCAACCGTCATGGGCAATGTGTTGGTCGTCAAACCCTCTCCCAGAGCCCCAGCCACGGGCACTTTCATGGCAGAACTCATTTGTGAAGCGGGCGCACCCGTGCAACTGCTTGTGGACAGCCCCGCGCATCATGAAATCGGCCGGCTTTTGGTAAAACATCCCGATATAGCACTCATCACTCTCACGGGAAGCCGCCAAGTGGGCATGGAAATCAACCGTGTTGCGGCCGAAACAAGTCAAAGATGGATCAAGCGCGTGGTGGCTGAAATGGGGGGATGTGATTTCATCGCCGTCAATGATTTTGATGATCTGCAATATCTTTTGGATCAGGTGCAAACCAGCGCATTGGGTTTTCAAGGGCAGAAATGCTCGGCTCTTTCCCGTTTGATTGTCAAAGAAGATCTTTACGACAAAGTTAAACAGGCGCTTGTCGAACAACTCTCAAAAATTTCTCCAAAAAATGTGACGGAACCCGGTGCAATCTTGGGCGGCGTTGTGGATGAGAGAGCACAGAAAACTATTTTGGATCAATGCACTGTCGTTCAAAAAGCCGGGGCCCGGTTTTTGCTCGGCGGAAAATCGGCTCAGAATTTTCCGGGTTGGGGAGTGTCCCCTTCCATTCATGAAGGATTGAATCCTTCGCAACCCGAAACTTCCATCGAAATTTTCGGACCGGTTTTTGGACTCTATAAAGCGAAAAATTTTGATGACATGGTGCGCATTGCCAATGGCACACCCTATGCTTTAACCGGCGCCCTGTTCACAAAAAATCCAGAATTAAAAAAGAGGGCGAAAGAATTTACGGCGGGCAACATGTATCTGAACAGAAAATGCACCGGCGCTTATGTCGGCGCAGAGCCTTTTGGCGGATGGTATGGTTCCGGCACCGATGACAAAGCCGGACATTGGTCTCACCTGCTTCGCTTCATTCACTGGCAGACGATTTCGGAGAGAGTGCTATGA
- the ndk gene encoding nucleoside-diphosphate kinase: protein MAIEKTLAIIKPDALEKGIIGEVCKRVEDGGLKIIGIKMMQLSPKKAEGFYAVHQGKPFFASLVKYMTSGPVVVLCLEGENAIKRWRDAMGATDPEKAAAGTLRKDFGTNIERNVTHGSDSPDTARAEVNFFFESSDLVHYEWL from the coding sequence ATGGCAATCGAGAAGACACTGGCGATTATCAAGCCAGATGCGCTGGAAAAGGGAATCATCGGTGAAGTTTGCAAAAGAGTCGAAGACGGGGGATTGAAAATTATCGGCATCAAAATGATGCAACTGTCTCCGAAAAAAGCGGAAGGGTTTTACGCCGTACATCAGGGAAAACCGTTTTTTGCGAGTCTCGTTAAATATATGACGAGTGGTCCAGTCGTGGTGCTTTGCCTTGAAGGGGAAAACGCCATCAAACGTTGGAGAGATGCAATGGGTGCTACCGATCCTGAAAAGGCGGCCGCAGGAACACTGCGTAAAGATTTCGGAACCAACATCGAACGCAACGTCACACACGGAAGTGATTCGCCGGACACAGCCCGCGCCGAAGTTAATTTTTTCTTCGAATCAAGCGACCTCGTCCACTACGAATGGCTTTAA
- the gyrA gene encoding DNA gyrase subunit A encodes MAKSAELVPINIEEEMKASYLDYAMSVIIGRALPDIRDGLKPAHRRILYAMFREGLLSNKRYSNCAGVVGEVLKKYHPHGDAAVYDTLVRMAQSWNMRYPMIDGQGNFGCFTGDTRIRMANGETKSFEELVADYANDKIHFTYTVTQDGNVAMAPIQAPRLTKQNTPIVEVTLDNGEKIRCTPDHRFMLRNGTYREAQNLKTDDSLMPLYNRFYDGKDVNLKKYEEIYNPATDSWVFAHHLADAYNLNRSVYPKSAGRVRHHKDFNKLNNDPRNIIRMGWGEHRRLHHEYLKVLWSNPEFQKKMKSVLSNLWKGSAFRKKTIAAIGEENKRRWQDKTFQKKQMEAKRKLWNDSQFRQRILEAGLKKNVLLYGSKEQKESIKKAQKEWLNKMWKDPAYVALQREYMKEISAKIWSDPAHREKISQITSKKVQDPVARKAFGDLSKKWWSDPSYREFCSQVSKQQWQNPKYREQHAKHLSSNGQKTTQSRFLTICQRAMLQLGELTEKNYEEIRKSTKVKGILRFEQGFERYFANNRRALELATQSHHGRLNHKVVSVESAGRADVYDLTVDGTHNFSLAAGVFVHNSIDGDSAAAYRYTEARLTKIAEEMLEEIDKETVDFIPNFDGSTMEPVVLPSKIPNLLLNGSDGIAVGMATKIPPHNLKELSNALISLIDKPSLTIPELMKHVPGPDFPTGAFICGREGIKNAYATGRGKIVMRARALIEPIAKGDREAIIVTEIPYQVNKSRLIEQIAYLVQEGKLEGVSDIRDESDREGMRVVVELKRGAVAGIVLNHLYKHTLMEESYGVILLAIVHQQPKVLNLKEALQFFIDHRREVVTRRTVYDLKQAEARAHVLEGLKIALDHIDEVIALIKKSKEPQAAKEALRLKFKLSEIQAQAILDMRLQRLTGLERTKILEELEELLKFIKECKAILADERRIMKIISDEIKEIRDKYGDERRTEIQGAAEEINEEDLIQEEEMVVTISHGGYIKRNAVSIYRAQRRGGRGKTGMATRDEDFVEDLFIASTKSYLLVFTTRGRLFWLKVHEIPQAGRVTKGKVISNLVQISSEEKIAAIMPVKEFMEGHSVIMVTRQGTIKKTELTAFSHPRASGIIAIGLDQGDEMVAAKLTNGKQEIVLSTRRGKAIRFHEEDVRNMGRQAGGVRGIQLEKGDEVVSMEVVNGNNAVLLTVTEKGYGKRTELKEYRIQSRGGSGIFTCKVTEKNGVVIGVMQVTDGEDIMLVSDKGKIIRTAVSGISLQGRATQGVRLINVEEGEKVTSVARLAEKDEETETQ; translated from the coding sequence ATGGCAAAGTCCGCAGAACTCGTTCCAATCAATATCGAAGAGGAGATGAAAGCTTCCTATCTTGATTACGCGATGAGCGTGATCATCGGTCGCGCGCTTCCCGACATTCGCGATGGTCTCAAGCCCGCTCATCGCCGCATTCTTTACGCGATGTTTCGCGAGGGACTTCTCTCCAATAAACGCTATTCAAACTGCGCCGGTGTGGTGGGAGAGGTACTTAAGAAATATCACCCCCACGGAGACGCCGCCGTTTATGACACATTGGTCCGCATGGCCCAAAGCTGGAACATGCGCTATCCCATGATCGACGGGCAAGGAAACTTTGGTTGTTTTACGGGAGACACCAGAATCCGCATGGCCAATGGAGAAACTAAATCTTTTGAGGAGCTTGTCGCTGATTACGCCAATGATAAAATCCACTTCACTTATACTGTTACACAAGATGGAAATGTGGCGATGGCTCCCATTCAAGCGCCCCGCCTGACCAAACAAAATACTCCCATTGTAGAAGTGACTTTGGACAACGGTGAAAAAATACGGTGTACACCGGACCATCGTTTTATGTTGCGAAATGGGACCTATCGCGAAGCTCAAAATTTAAAAACGGATGATTCCTTAATGCCTCTTTACAACCGATTTTATGATGGGAAGGATGTGAATTTAAAAAAATATGAAGAGATTTATAATCCCGCTACCGATTCCTGGGTTTTTGCCCATCATCTGGCAGATGCTTATAACTTAAACAGAAGTGTCTACCCCAAAAGTGCCGGCCGTGTACGTCACCACAAAGATTTCAATAAATTAAACAATGACCCAAGAAACATTATTCGCATGGGCTGGGGCGAACATCGTCGTCTCCATCATGAATATTTGAAAGTACTTTGGTCTAATCCAGAGTTTCAAAAGAAAATGAAAAGTGTTCTTTCCAATCTTTGGAAAGGCAGTGCATTTCGTAAGAAAACAATTGCCGCGATTGGGGAAGAAAATAAACGCCGTTGGCAAGACAAAACATTCCAAAAGAAACAGATGGAAGCCAAAAGAAAGCTTTGGAACGATTCTCAATTTCGTCAACGCATTCTCGAAGCCGGATTAAAGAAAAATGTTCTGCTTTACGGTTCCAAAGAGCAGAAGGAATCCATTAAAAAAGCCCAAAAAGAATGGCTTAATAAAATGTGGAAAGACCCTGCCTACGTTGCCTTGCAGAGAGAGTATATGAAGGAAATCTCCGCAAAAATTTGGTCGGACCCGGCTCATCGCGAAAAAATATCCCAGATTACCAGCAAGAAAGTGCAAGACCCCGTTGCACGGAAAGCTTTTGGCGATTTATCCAAAAAATGGTGGAGTGATCCATCCTATCGGGAATTTTGTTCCCAAGTTAGTAAACAACAGTGGCAAAATCCAAAATATCGGGAACAACACGCCAAACATCTTTCCAGTAACGGTCAAAAAACGACTCAATCCCGATTTTTAACAATTTGCCAACGTGCGATGCTTCAGCTTGGTGAACTGACAGAAAAAAATTACGAAGAGATCCGAAAATCAACCAAGGTTAAGGGAATCCTTCGGTTTGAACAAGGTTTTGAACGTTATTTTGCGAATAACCGCAGAGCACTGGAATTGGCTACTCAGTCGCATCATGGAAGACTCAACCACAAAGTTGTTTCGGTGGAATCCGCTGGGAGGGCTGACGTTTATGATCTTACTGTTGATGGAACCCACAATTTTTCTTTGGCCGCCGGTGTTTTTGTCCATAATTCCATAGACGGCGACTCTGCCGCCGCTTACCGTTACACGGAAGCGCGTCTCACAAAAATTGCGGAGGAGATGCTGGAGGAAATTGACAAGGAAACGGTCGACTTTATTCCCAATTTTGACGGCTCCACTATGGAACCCGTGGTGCTTCCCTCTAAAATTCCGAATCTTTTGCTCAACGGTTCCGATGGTATTGCGGTTGGGATGGCTACCAAAATTCCGCCTCATAATTTAAAAGAACTTTCGAATGCGTTGATTTCGTTGATTGATAAACCTTCCCTCACAATTCCAGAATTGATGAAACATGTGCCGGGTCCCGATTTCCCGACGGGTGCTTTTATCTGCGGCAGAGAGGGAATCAAAAATGCCTATGCCACGGGCCGCGGAAAAATTGTCATGCGGGCCAGAGCCCTCATTGAACCCATTGCGAAAGGGGATCGTGAAGCGATTATCGTCACTGAAATTCCGTATCAGGTGAATAAATCGCGACTCATCGAGCAGATTGCATACCTTGTTCAGGAAGGAAAACTGGAAGGGGTTTCCGATATTCGCGATGAGTCGGACAGAGAAGGTATGCGCGTTGTGGTGGAACTCAAACGCGGAGCGGTTGCCGGTATTGTTTTGAATCACCTCTACAAACACACTCTGATGGAAGAATCATACGGCGTGATTTTGCTGGCCATTGTCCACCAACAACCCAAAGTGTTGAATCTTAAAGAGGCGCTTCAATTTTTTATCGATCATCGCAGAGAAGTGGTCACCCGCAGAACCGTTTACGATCTCAAACAGGCGGAGGCGCGTGCCCATGTTTTGGAAGGGTTGAAAATTGCGCTGGATCACATTGATGAAGTGATTGCCCTTATCAAAAAATCGAAAGAACCACAGGCCGCCAAAGAAGCTCTGCGTTTGAAGTTTAAATTAAGCGAAATTCAGGCTCAGGCCATTTTGGATATGCGACTGCAACGCCTGACCGGACTTGAAAGAACCAAAATTTTGGAAGAACTGGAAGAATTGTTGAAGTTCATCAAAGAATGCAAAGCGATTTTGGCCGATGAACGCCGCATCATGAAAATTATTTCAGACGAGATCAAAGAAATTCGCGACAAATATGGTGATGAACGCCGCACAGAAATTCAGGGCGCCGCCGAAGAAATTAACGAGGAAGATTTGATTCAGGAAGAAGAGATGGTGGTTACCATCAGCCATGGCGGTTACATCAAACGCAACGCCGTCAGTATTTATCGTGCGCAAAGGCGCGGCGGACGCGGAAAAACGGGGATGGCTACCCGCGATGAAGACTTTGTGGAAGATTTGTTTATCGCCTCAACAAAAAGTTATTTGCTGGTTTTCACCACGCGTGGACGACTTTTCTGGCTCAAAGTCCATGAAATTCCGCAAGCGGGGCGCGTGACAAAAGGAAAAGTCATCAGCAATCTTGTTCAAATTTCCTCCGAAGAAAAAATCGCCGCCATCATGCCTGTGAAGGAATTTATGGAAGGGCATTCGGTTATAATGGTGACGCGTCAGGGGACGATCAAAAAAACGGAATTGACGGCGTTTAGTCATCCCAGAGCCAGCGGCATTATTGCCATTGGTTTGGATCAAGGTGATGAAATGGTGGCCGCCAAACTGACCAATGGAAAACAGGAAATTGTTTTGTCGACGCGTCGCGGGAAAGCGATCCGCTTCCATGAGGAAGACGTTCGCAACATGGGACGTCAAGCCGGCGGGGTGCGCGGCATTCAGCTTGAAAAAGGGGATGAGGTTGTCAGCATGGAGGTTGTCAACGGCAACAACGCGGTTCTCCTGACAGTGACGGAAAAAGGTTACGGAAAAAGAACCGAGCTCAAAGAATATCGCATACAGTCACGTGGCGGGAGCGGTATTTTCACTTGCAAAGTGACCGAAAAAAATGGTGTGGTCATCGGCGTGATGCAGGTCACCGACGGCGAAGACATCATGTTGGTGTCCGATAAAGGAAAAATAATACGAACCGCAGTATCCGGCATTTCTTTACAGGGAAGAGCTACGCAGGGAGTGCGCCTGATCAATGTTGAAGAAGGAGAAAAGGTAACCTCAGTGGCCCGTCTTGCAGAGAAAGACGAAGAAACAGAAACGCAATAA
- a CDS encoding HU family DNA-binding protein — MTKAELVSYIAKDCKCSKALSEKLLNATTHNIAKCLRKNDKITLTGFGTFYPAKRKGRVGRNPQTGAQINIKPRRVPRFKPGKQLKDWVI; from the coding sequence ATGACAAAAGCAGAATTGGTTAGCTATATCGCCAAGGATTGCAAATGCTCCAAAGCCCTATCCGAAAAACTTCTCAACGCAACAACACACAACATCGCAAAATGTCTTCGCAAGAATGACAAAATTACACTGACAGGTTTCGGGACATTCTATCCAGCCAAGAGAAAAGGCCGTGTGGGACGCAATCCTCAGACGGGGGCCCAAATCAACATTAAGCCGCGCCGCGTTCCGCGTTTCAAACCGGGCAAACAGCTTAAAGATTGGGTTATCTAA
- a CDS encoding DUF4258 domain-containing protein, which translates to MPIKTKEIVFSQHALDQLKDRGTTQEEIIQTIWEGEMQIAKKERISFKKNFPFEKTWKNRHYSLKQVMPIVVEEKGCYVVITVYVFYFGGQQ; encoded by the coding sequence GTGCCTATCAAAACAAAAGAAATAGTTTTTTCCCAACATGCTTTGGATCAACTGAAAGACAGAGGAACCACGCAGGAAGAAATTATTCAGACCATTTGGGAAGGGGAGATGCAAATTGCCAAAAAGGAGCGAATTTCATTCAAAAAAAACTTTCCCTTTGAAAAAACATGGAAAAACAGGCACTATTCGCTTAAGCAGGTGATGCCAATCGTTGTCGAGGAAAAAGGTTGTTACGTCGTAATTACTGTTTATGTTTTTTATTTTGGAGGACAACAATGA